The genomic region CGGTGGTGCGGACGTCCTCACCAACTGGGGTTCCGGTGTCACGATGACCAACGTCGAAGGCGACCTCTACACCGTGGACGTCATCTTCCCCGCGGGAACGGCGGCGACCGTCGAGTACAAGTACCGACGGGAGGACTGCGTCGACTGGGAGAACGATCCCAATCGCTCGATCACGTTGCCCACCGACGGCACCGCCACCGTGGAACAGGAGCCGGAGAGCTTCAACCGGTTCACGCCCATCGGTTGCGGGCTGTCCGGTGCCACCACCGAGGACAAGACGGTCTGCTTCCAGATCTGCCTCGACGGCGTGGCCTACACCGGCGACAGCTGCGTGATCGGCAACATCGACGCTCTCGGGTCGTGGGAGACCGGACTCGTGCTGGAGCAGGTGGGTGTCGACGTCTGGCAGACGTGCGTCACCTTCCCCGCGGGAACGGGCGTGCCGTTGGACATCCAGTACAAGTTCCAGATCGACGACTGCACCTTCTGGGA from Candidatus Krumholzibacteriia bacterium harbors:
- a CDS encoding carbohydrate-binding module family 20 domain-containing protein: MRSMLSALTAIALCALALTPASAQDTIPNDVTATFTVCLEGAGGSVGDVCITGGADVLTNWGSGVTMTNVEGDLYTVDVIFPAGTAATVEYKYRREDCVDWENDPNRSITLPTDGTATVEQEPESFNRFTPIGCGLSGATTEDKTVCFQICLDGVAYTGDSCVIGNIDALGSWETGLVLEQVGVDVWQTCVTFPAGTGVPLDIQYKFQIDDCTFWETIDEDPFTNRTLELTADSPAVQTVDSVWENGDGFCGGPVDTDDESWGTVKSRYRD